One genomic window of Etheostoma spectabile isolate EspeVRDwgs_2016 chromosome 5, UIUC_Espe_1.0, whole genome shotgun sequence includes the following:
- the hint2 gene encoding histidine triad nucleotide-binding protein 2, mitochondrial, translated as MFFRQILRTQLIGTRTPLLKRLHRVCQTERPLCSKSDEVRLAEEASKKYGSPAPTIFSKVIDKSIPADIIYEDEKCLAFRDISPQAPVHFLVIPRVPIPRISEAKADDVELLGHLLVVAKNVAKQESLNEGYRVVINDGKHGAQSVYHLHIHVLGGRQMTWPPG; from the exons ATGTTTTTTCGTCAGATTTTAAGGACGCAGTTAATCGGGACAAGAACGCCTCTTCTCAAGCGGTTGCACCGTGTTTGTCAAACCGAG AGGCCACTGTGCTCCAAAAGTGACGAGGTGAGGCTGGCAGAGGAGGCAAGCAAGAAGTATGGCTCCCCAGCTCCTACCATCTTCTCCAAAGTGATTGACAAAAGCATCCCTGCAGATATCATTTATGAAGATGAGAAG TGTTTGGCATTCAGGGATATCAGCCCACAGGCCCCTGTTCACTTCCTGGTTATTCCAAGGGTCCCTATTCCCAGGATTAGTGAGGCCAAAGCTGATGATGTAGAG CTCTTAGGACATTTGTTGGTTGTTGCCAAAAATGTGGCAAAGCAAGAATCTCTAAATGAAGGATACAGAGTTG TGATCAACGACGGAAAGCACGGTGCTCAGTCAGTTTACCACCTTCACATCCACGTCCTGGGAGGAAGACAGATGACATGGCCACCAGGATAA
- the mrps30 gene encoding large ribosomal subunit protein mL65 — protein MAARARLPLLFPKNLPPFRNQRFAHTEAAVMEPTYPPIVPSLTAKSKSARGRQVEEQVQKICASPVEEKLSLITRIQRKKFVVYPQTFARNADRWYQHFTKTAYIPGLPERFAPVPEKRTGVEEGESSLPAAAQTTVPGIEIDAFADIRSLVTRVILQEHWHMKKRKPFLYREQEQMVGPFLRNLVTGLTYSLAKYNPLLPLSSLDIDPQVNLYWRRGQRIIPKGHRRGRQEPTRFQIDDQPHSQIRITQQLPQFTSLEASYAAEVPEVTFAPNLMPLFRRQYDNNIFTGAKLPDPACYGHTQFHLVPDRYHRDRMARQQQSDQVEVFLRANGLASLFAWTGAQAMYQGFWNHEDVTRPFVSQAVITDGKFFSFFCYQLNTVALSVETDANNPRKNLLWGTESLRLYESVQDGAVVGLNDEVVKLLVQFLVNQP, from the exons ATGGCGGCCCGCGCACGACTGCCCTTGCTGTTTCCCAAAAACCTACCGCCGTTCAGAAACCAAAGGTTTGCCCACACCGAGGCTGCGGTAATGGAGCCCACGTATCCCCCCATCGTTCCCTCTCTCACGGCTAAAAGCAAATCTGCCCGGGGGCGACAGGTTGAGGAACAGGTACAGAAGATATGTGCCTCTCCCGTGGAGGAGAAGCTCTCCCTCATCACTCGCATCCAGCGGAAGAAATTTGTGGTATACCCTCAGACCTTTGCACGGAATGCAGACAGATGGTACCAGCATTTTACCAAGACCGCATATATCCCGGGCCTGCCGGAGAGATTCGCCCCGGTCCCGGAGAAGAGGACCGGGGTAGAGGAGGGGGAGAGCTCGCTGCCAGCCGCAGCTCAAACCACAGTACCGGGGATTGAAATTGATGCGTTCGCGGACATCCGCTCCTTGGTTACTCGTGTGATTTTACAAGAGCACTGGCACATGAAGAAACGTAAACCTTTCCTGTACAGAGAGCAGGAGCAGATGGTTGGACCTTTTCTGAGAAACCTAGTGACTGGACTCACCTACAGTCTGGCCAAATACAACCCACTGCTCCCCCTCTCCAGTCTGG ATATTGATCCCCAGGTAAACCTTTACTGGAGACGAGGGCAGAGAATCATCCCAAAGGGGCACCGGAGAGGCCGGCAAGAGCCAACCCGGTTTCAGATCGATGACCAACCGCACAGTCAGATCAGGATAACTCAACAACTGCCGCAG TTCACCTCGCTGGAGGCCTCTTATGCAGCTGAAGTTCCAGAGGTCACATTTGCTCCCAACCTGATGCCCCTGTTCAGAAGACAGTATGACAACAATATCTTTACAG GCGCCAAGTTACCAGACCCGGCATGCTACGGTCACACCCAGTTCCACCTGGTGCCCGACCGGTACCACAGAGACCGGATGGCTAGGCAGCAGCAGTCTGATCAGGTGGAGGTCTTCCTCAGAGCCAATGGACTTGCCAGCCTCTTCGCCTGGACAGGAGCTCAGGCCATGTACCAGG GTTTCTGGAACCACGAGGACGTCACCAGGCCTTTTGTGTCCCAGGCTGTGATCACAGACGGAAagttcttctccttcttctgcTACCAGCTCAACACAGTGGCCCTCTCCGTGGAGACGGATGCCAACAACCCCAGAAAAAACCTTTTGTGGGGCACAGAGAGCCTGCGACTGTACGAGAGCGTGCAGGACGGAGCGGTGGTGGGTCTGAACGAcgaagtggtcaagcttctggtTCAGTTCCTCGTGAACCAGCCGTAG
- the emb gene encoding embigin: protein MSSFWQQLFFQILLLLVFCRHINTKTVGPTPPPLVSISSILPTDVRSVVLKGESHTENVELVNPVNLTLECTWTGNQNKLPNITGFWRKDGDEVENSRLTVQLENDQYNLKRAFSIVTVKNLGNYSCMFESEAKIDFVLAAPNMGEVRDKPIVSYVGDSVVIACKMEETKPKPSTWNWYKANGTDKEQIFTAAEPLRYEIKNDERKTKLVVYNLTEADGGLYYCGAVYSINTTMGLVELKVINFKEPLKPFIAIVIEVIVLVAAILFYERYQSKKNYTAGKEMNDQTNTLTQGENNKPEEGSSTRQRKV from the exons aGACAGTTGGTCCAACGCCCCCGCCACTGGTTTCCATCAGCAGTATCCTGCCAACAgatgtgaggagcgttgttctCAAAg GTGAAAGTCACACAGAGAATGTTGAACTGGTGAACCCTGTCAATCTGACACTGGAGTGTACCTGGACAGGTAATCAGAACAAACTACCAAACATAACTGGGTTTTGGAGAAAAGATGGGGATGAAGTTGAGAACAGCCGTCTCACAGTGCAGTTGGAGAACGATCAGTATAATCTCAAACGAGC GTTCAGCATCGTCACTGTAAAAAACCTCGGAAATTACTCGTGCATGTTCGAAAGTGAGGCAAAAATAGACTTTGTTTTGGCAG CTCCAAACATGGGTGAGGTGCGAGATAAACCAATAGTCAGCTATGTGGGGGACTCGGTGGTGATTGCATGTAAAATGGAGGAAACCAAACCAAAGCCCAGCACTTGGAACTGGTACAAAGCAAATGGTACTGACAAG GAGCAGATCTTCACTGCTGCAGAGCCTCTTCGGTATGAAATCAAAAACGATGAGAGGAAGACCAAACTGGTGGTGTACAACTTGACGGAGGCTGACGGAGGCTTGTATTACTGCGGTGCGGTGTACTCCATCAACACCACGATGGGCCTTGTGGAGCTGAAG GTCATCAACTTTAAGGAGCCTCTGAAACCTTTCATAGCCATCGTGATCGAGGTGATCGTTCTGGTCGCCGCCATTCTGTTCTACGAGAGATATCAGTCCAAGAAAAACTACACAGCAG GAAAAGAGATGAATGACCAAACTAACACACT GACACAAGGAGAAAACAATAAACCGGAGGAAGGGTCTTCAACGAGACAGCGGAAAGTTTAA